A single Panthera uncia isolate 11264 chromosome E2 unlocalized genomic scaffold, Puncia_PCG_1.0 HiC_scaffold_19, whole genome shotgun sequence DNA region contains:
- the NOVA2 gene encoding RNA-binding protein Nova-2 yields MEPEAPDSRKRPLETPPEVVCTKRSNTGEEGEYFLKVLIPSYAAGSIIGKGGQTIVQLQKETGATIKLSKSKDFYPGTTERVCLVQGTAEALNAVHSFIAEKVREIPQAMTKPEVVNILQPQTTMNPDRAKQAKLIVPNSTAGLIIGKGGATVKAVMEQSGAWVQLSQKPEGINLQERVVTVSGEPEQVHKAVSAIVQKVQEDPQSSSCLNISYANVAGPVANSNPTGSPYASPADVLPAAAAASAAAASGLLGPAGLAGVGAFPAALPAFSGTDLLAISTALNTLASYGYNTNSLGLGLNSAAASGVLAAVAAGANPAAAAAANLLASYAGEAGAGPAGGAAPPPPPPPGALGSFALAAAANGYLGAGAGGGAGGGGGPLVAAAAAAGAAGGFLTAEKLAAESAKELVEIAVPENLVGAILGKGGKTLVEYQELTGARIQISKKGEFLPGTRNRRVTITGSPAATQAAQYLISQRVTYEQGVRASNPQKVG; encoded by the exons ATGGAGCCCGAGGCCCCGGATTCCCGCAAGAGGCCCCTCGAAACGCCCCCCGAGGTGGTCTGCACCAAGCGCAGCAACACGGGAG AGGAAGGCGAATACTTCCTGAAGGTGCTGATCCCCAGCTACGCAGCAGGCTCCATCATTGGCAAGGGCGGGCAGACCATCGTACAGCTGCAGAAGGAGACAGGAGCTACCATCAAGCTCTCTAAGTCCAAAGACTTCTATCCGG GAACCACAGAGCGAGTATGCCTGGTACAGGGCACAGCAGAGGCCTTGAATGCTGTGCACAGCTTTATTGCTGAGAAGGTCCGAGAAATCCCACAAGCAATGACCAAGCCTGAGGTGGTCAACATCCTTCAACCCCAAACCACGATGAACCCCGACAGAGCCAAGCAG GCCAAGCTGATCGTCCCCAACAGCACCGCGGGCCTGATCATCGGCAAGGGGGGCGCGACAGTGAAAGCCGTGATGGAACAGTCGGGTGCCTGGGTGCAGCTGtcccagaagccagagggcaTCAACCTTCAGGAGCGCGTGGTGACAGTCAGCGGCGAACCGGAGCAGGTGCACAAGGCCGTGAGCGCCATCGTGCAGAAGGTACAGGAAGACCCCCAGAGCAGCAGCTGCCTCAACATCAGCTACGCCAACGTGGCTGGCCCCGTGGCCAACTCCAACCCCACCGGCTCACCGTACGCCAGCCCCGCTGATGTGctgcccgccgccgccgccgcctcggccgccgccgcctccggcCTGCTGGGCCCCGCGGGGCTGGCGGGCGTGGGCGCCTTTCCGGCCGCCCTGCCCGCCTTCTCAGGCACCGACCTGCTGGCCATCAGCACGGCGCTAAACACGCTGGCCAGTTACGGCTACAACACCAACTCCCTCGGCCTGGGCCTCAACTCGGCCGCAGCCTCCGGGGTCCTGGCCGCCGTGGCCGCCGGTGCCaaccccgccgccgccgccgcggccaaCCTCCTGGCGTCCTACGCGGGGGAGGCCGGGGCCGGGCCGGCCGGAGGGGCCGCCCcgcctccacccccgccccccggagCCCTGGGGTCCTTCGCCTTGGCCGCAGCCGCCAACGGCTACCtcggggccggggcgggcggcggggcgggcggcgggggcggcccgCTGGTGGCCGCCGCAGCTGCGGCAGGGGCCGCCGGGGGCTTCCTGACGGCCGAGAAGTTGGCGGCCGAGAGTGCCAAGGAGCTGGTGGAGATTGCGGTGCCTGAGAACCTGGTGGGGGCCATCCTGGGCAAAGGGGGCAAGACGTTGGTGGAGTACCAGGAGCTGACGGGCGCCCGCATCCAGATCTCCAAGAAGGGAGAGTTCCTGCCAGGCACGCGGAACCGGCGGGTCACCATCACGGGCAGCCCTGCGGCCACGCAAGCCGCTCAATACCTCATCAGCCAGCGGGTCACCTACGAGCAGGGAGTGAGGGCCTCAAACCCCCAGAAAGTGGGATGA